A single Chanos chanos chromosome 8, fChaCha1.1, whole genome shotgun sequence DNA region contains:
- the rin2b gene encoding ras and Rab interactor 2, which yields MAMNTALQPSRRNRSGSFFKLIDAFASELGALEQEMAQTVQPKDRDSDLTPLPCMEGEVSGVYLQSPASNGPAGGGERDCGYDSLRRRMSVLDRLTLTHPVWLLLSINDQEATRILLQQPPGVFMVRRSSTLQGKVLSVRLDETSVSPILNFPVKEGLYTFSLDGSGISFADLFRLAAFYCISRDVLPFTLKLPEAIASAKTQTELEDVAQLGAGFWDSALASQRRSPLPQSRPPIRDKPLSLQRREPPATRQGQGRILTRQERDPPPAFPSCSAPPRPERGQTNRALCFVNPLFHQTHQRVQGATPEPHSKGGVEGTGSRSHVPPPRPPPPRSLPRRPAVPQGQRSMPVTVSWSKQQQHREQNRLMGAKVSSTRKPPPPRPKKQPDMDSQRCTIALDDETIARALSRANLPHKTLPRPEQNPRPWGGTGDPGERLSDMSLSTSTSSDSLDSPHPPPPPLGLPPSPVHVEDSSDEEEEEEEEDYGVGLESDLQLRLRASRHSKRFPPGGPASLLILPRALKGKFQKVSGVFSSLMTPERRAVRRICELARDKGSYFGCLVQDYMSFVQENHQNHSSGFDLLQTLRQFLTQMKAYLLQCSELNPPIESLIPEYQIDQVLERAMHKCVLKPLKGAVDSALHDFQVRSGEWQQLKENLALVKAKRPAELGVEGTSPPDPMAIERIRHKFHKMRKMYSPEKKVTILLRVCKLIYTIMQEHSGRMFGADDFLPMLTYVLAQCDMPHLDSEILYMMELLDPSLLHGEGGYYLTSAYGAMSLVKNFQEEQAARVLSSEARNTLHQWHQRRTAQRTIPTVDDLQNYLRVALQEPGSGCTAKTMLVRPYATTEEVCRLCALKFQVPDPENHALFLLTGETSQQLALDTHPQRIKAEIHSRPHPLPFHFVYRRVPDPNAGSPTRCQNGHCPPD from the exons TTGATTGATGCCTTTGCGTCTGAACTGGGAGCGTTGGAACAGGAGATGGCTCAGACTGTTCAGCCGAAGGACAGAGACTCAGACCTCACGCCTCTGCCATG TATGGAGGGAGAGGTGAGTGGGGTTTACCTGCAGTCTCCTGCGTCTAATGGCCCGGCGGGTGGGGGAGAAAGGGATTGTGGGTACGACTCTCTGCGCAGGCGTATGAGTGTACTGGACAGACTAACACTGACACACCCTGTCTGGCTGCTGCTGTCAATCAACGACCAGGAGGCCACACGCATATTACTGCAGCAACCACCTGgg GTGTTTATGGTGAGGAGGTCGTCGACCCTGCAGGGGAAAGTTCTCTCGGTTCGCTTGGACGAAACCTCAGTGTCTCCCATCCTGAACTTCCCAGTGAAAGAGGGTCTATACA CATTTTCTTTAGATGGCTCTGGCATCAGCTTCGCAGATCTCTTCCGTCTGGCGGCCTTCTACTGTATCAGCAG GGATGTGTTGCCCTTCACCCTGAAGCTTCCGGAAGCCATTGCCTCAGCAAAGACCCAGACAGAGCTGGAAGACGTGGCTCAGCTAGGAGCAG GTTTTTGGGACTCTGCCCTTGCCTCTCAGAGGAGGTCACCTTTACCCCAGTCTCGTCCGCCGATTCGAGACAAACCCCTCAGCCTACAGAGGAGGGAGCCTCCAGCGACCAGGCAGGGACAGGGTCGAATCCTGACCCGCCAGGAGAGAGACCCCCCGCCAGCGTTCCCCTCTTGTTCTGCTCCTCCTCGCCCAGAGAGAGGCCAAACCAACAGGGCTCTCTGTTTTGTCAACCCCCTTTTCCATCAGACCCATCAGCGCGTCCAGGGAGCTACGCCCGAGCCGCACTCCAAAGGTGGAGTCGAGGGAACCGGCAGCCGGTCGCACGTGCCTCCTCCTAGGCCACCGCCGCCTCGTTCGCTACCACGTCGCCCGGCTGTACCTCAGGGACAGAGGAGCATGCCTGTGACTGTCTCCTGGagcaaacaacagcaacatcgGGAACAAAACAGACTGATGGGTGCCAAAGTCAGCAGCACCAGAAAGCCTCCACCACCGAGGCCTAAAAAACAGCCAGACATGGACAGTCAACGTTGCACCATCGCTTTGGACGACGAGACCATCGCCAGGGCGCTGTCTCGGGCCAACCTGCCCCACAAAACCCTACCCAGGCCCGAGCAGAACCCCAGGCCCTGGGGAGGAACCGGAGATCCCGGGGAGAGACTGAGCGACATGAGTCTATCTACTTCCACCTCCTCCGACTCCCTGGACTCCCCTCAccctccgcctcctcctctcGGCCTGCCTCCCAGCCCGGTTCACGTCGAGGACAGCAGCGacgaggaagaagaggaagaggaggaagattaCGGAGTCGGTTTGGAGAGTGACCTGCAGCTGCGTCTCAGGGCGTCCCGTCATTCCAAGCGGTTCCCGCCGGGCGGGCCGGCCTCGCTGCTCATCCTGCCGAGGGCACTCAAGGGAAAGTTCCAGAAGGTGAGCGGCGTCTTCAGCTCCTTGATGACGCCCGAGAGACGCGCGGTGAGGCGGATTTGCGAGTTGGCGAGAGACAAGGGGTCTTACTTCGGCTGTCTGGTACAGGACTACATGAGTTTCGTGCAGGAAAACCACCAGAATCACTCGTCGGGTTTCGACCTCCTGCAGACCCTCAGACAGTTCCTGACCCAAATGAAGGCCTATCTGCTACAGTGCTCTGAGCTCAACCCGCCTATAGAGTCTCTCATCCCCGAATACCAGATTG ACCAGGTGCTGGAGAGAGCCATGCATAAATGTGTGCTGAAACCGCTGAAGGGTGCAGTGGATTCAGCGCTGCACGACTTCCAG GTGAGGAGTGGGGAGTGGCAGCAGTTAAAGGAGAACCTGGCCCTGGTGAAGGCTAAGAGGCCGGCGGAGCTGGGGGTGGAGGGGACGTCACCTCCTGACCCCATGGCCATCGAGAGGATCCGACACAAATTCCACAAGATGAGGAAGATGTACTCGCCTGAGAAAAAAGTGACGATTCTCCTGCGTGTGTGCAAGCTCATCTACACCATCATGCAGGAGCACTcag gGAGGATGTTTGGGGCAGATGACTTCCTGCCCATGTTGACTTACGTACTGGCTCAGTGTGACATGCCTCACTTAGACTCAGAGATCCTCTACATGATGGAACTGCTTGACCCCTCTCTCCTGCACGGGGAGG gtGGTTATTACCTGACCAGTGCGTACGGTGCCATGTCTCTGGTTAAGAACTTCCAAGAGGAGCAGGCGGCCCGCGTCCTCAGCTCCGAGGCAAGGAACACTCTTCACCAGTGGCACCAGCGCCGCACGGCCCAGCGGACCATACCGACGGTGGACGACTTACAG AATTACCTGCGTGTGGCCCTGCAGGAACCGGGCAGCGGCTGCACGGCTAAGACCATGTTGGTTCGTCCCTACGCCACCACAGAGGAAGTGTGTCGACTCTGCGCCCTCAAGTTCCAGGTGCCCGACCCTGAGAACCACGCTCTGTTCCTGCTCACGGGAGAGACCAGCCAGCAGCTGGCGCTGGACACGCACCCCCAGAGGATAAAAGCCGAGATCCACAGCCGCCCCCACCCTCTGCCCTTCCACTTCGTCTACCGCCGAGTCCCCGACCCCAACGCCGGCTCTCCGACGCGCTGTCAGAACGGCCACTGTCCGCCGGACTGA